Below is a genomic region from Flammeovirgaceae bacterium SG7u.111.
ATGGTTTTGATACCTCCCTTGAAGGTGTACAACCAAATAAGCAAAATGGTGATAGCAACTGTTACGGCAAAAGGGATCTCATACGCATCGAAGAAGGCAAGCTGTAGCACACCTGCTACTAAGAAGAGACGAAAAGCTGCGCCAATGGTCTGCGAAAGAAGAAAAAAGAAAGAGCCTGTTTTATAAGAATAAAGTCCAAATCTATCTTTTAAATAACCGTAAATCGATACCAAATTCATGCGATAATAAAGTGGCATGAGCACGGTGGCTATCACATAATAACCCAATAAATATCCTAATACTACTTGGAAATAGGAAAACTGGGTTGCTCCAACATAACCTGGTACAGAAATAAACGTCACTCCTGAAAGGGATGCTCCTATCATCCCAAAGGCTACCAAATACCAAGGTGATTGCTTGTTTCCTGTAAAGAACGTAGCAGATGTAGCACCTTTAGAAGTTAGGTGAGAAATGATCATCAAAAAGCAGAAGTACAATACAATGACACTTAAAACCAGTATCGGGCTCATTGGCAGTTTCTTTGGTTCGAGTAGCGTTAGTCTATTTTAAACAGAAAGTGGCAAAACTATTCAAAATCGGGATAGATCAGATATTTTTTTCTCATCCCTTTGTACGTTTCTAGCTCTTTTTCCCAGCCTTGCTCAATTTCTGCCACCGTTTTACCCTCTTCCAACTCTTTTACAAGTTTATCATTCCCAGCCAGCAGATTGAAGAATTTCCGATTAGTAAAAAACTCAACCCCAAGCTGCTTCGACTTTTCATAATAATCTACCAAATAGCTCATGTTAAATTGCTTGGCTTCCACCTCTCTCAAATCCAAACCAAAACATTCCTTGTCTTGTAACTTAGGGTATTTGGACAATCCCTCTATGCTCTTGGGCGTGAAAGAGAACTCACCAAAACTTGAATCTGGATAACCCACAACTTGGAAGGGGAAAAGTGTCCCTCTGCCTATGCTCACCGAAGTTGGTTCGAAAAAGCAAAGTGAAGGATACAGCCTGATCGATTGATCATTAGGCAAGTTTGGTGAAGGCTTGATGGGCAAGGAAAATGAGTCGAGGTGAGAATAATTCGCTACGGGAATCACAGTCAAGTCGCATTGAGCTCCATTTTCCAACCATTTTTCCTGATTTATCATTTTTGCCAACTCGCCTACCGTTAATCCATGCACCACTGGAATTGGGTGCATTCCTACAAAAGACTGAAACTCTAAATCCAACACAGGACCAGCAACATATTCCCCATTCGGATTTGGGCGATCTAGTACGATGAACTGTTTTCCTTGTTCGGCGCAAGCCTCCATTACATAATGCATTGTACTTATATACGTATAAAACCGCACGCCAACATCTTGGATATCAAAAACTACCACATCAATATCTTTCAGCATCTCCTCGCTCGGCTTTTTTGTTTTTCCATAAATAGAAACAACAGGCACACCCGTTTTGGAATCTACCGAATTCTTAACCGACTCGCCCGCATCGGCATCGCCACGAAAACCATGCTCAGGAGCGAAAACAGCCTTCACCCCTACTCCTTGGCTCAGCAAGGTGTCCAATAAGTGCACTTCTCCAACTACAGAAGTCTGGTTCACTACCAACGCTACTCTTTTCCCTTTGAGCAAAGGCAAATATTCTCCAAACCTTTCCGCACCCACTTCTATGGGCGGCTTTTCTTCTTTTATTACTTCTACTTGGGCAGGTTTTTCCGCTTTTTGAGCAGAACAAGCCGAACCAAGCAACACAAATGACAACAGGATAACTTGAAATAGTCTGATCATAATTCTTCCATCTTAATATTCGGTGAAATTAACTCTAATTGATATAAATCAAAACTACACTCCGATTCCCAGCGATTTTGTATGGAACAAATGGCTTTTTTGATAAATTTGCGCTTCTTTCGCAAAACCTTGATAGTTTATTCGAGAAAAAAGCGACACTTACCAATATACAGGAGACAGTAAATGGAAAAAACGTACAATCCACAAGCAGTAGAGGACAAATGGTATAAGTATTGGCTGGACAAGAAGTTTTTTGCTTCTAAACCAAATCCAGATAAAGAGCCATATTCAATTGTGATCCCGCCACCTAACGTAACGGGTGTCCTTCACATGGGGCATATGCTCAACAATACCATCCAAGATGTGCTGATAAGAAGGGCTAGGATGCAAGGGAAAGAAGCTTGCTGGGTGCCTGGTACC
It encodes:
- a CDS encoding DUF1343 domain-containing protein, encoding MIRLFQVILLSFVLLGSACSAQKAEKPAQVEVIKEEKPPIEVGAERFGEYLPLLKGKRVALVVNQTSVVGEVHLLDTLLSQGVGVKAVFAPEHGFRGDADAGESVKNSVDSKTGVPVVSIYGKTKKPSEEMLKDIDVVVFDIQDVGVRFYTYISTMHYVMEACAEQGKQFIVLDRPNPNGEYVAGPVLDLEFQSFVGMHPIPVVHGLTVGELAKMINQEKWLENGAQCDLTVIPVANYSHLDSFSLPIKPSPNLPNDQSIRLYPSLCFFEPTSVSIGRGTLFPFQVVGYPDSSFGEFSFTPKSIEGLSKYPKLQDKECFGLDLREVEAKQFNMSYLVDYYEKSKQLGVEFFTNRKFFNLLAGNDKLVKELEEGKTVAEIEQGWEKELETYKGMRKKYLIYPDFE